Below is a window of Thermodesulfobacteriota bacterium DNA.
GTGAAGGTAGAGGAGAACCTAAAGTCAGAGCTTTCGTCTTTAGCTAAAACATTAGAGGCCAAGGGAATTGGCTTCGAGGGAATGGTTTCAAAAGGAATCCCCGGTGTCGAGATACTGGAATGCGCTCGAAGAGAGAATGCCAATCTCATTGTTTTGGGAAAGAGCGGGCTCGGTCTCCTAGATAGGTTACTAGTTGGAAGCACTACTCTCAGAGTATTAAGGGAGTCTGAAATACCTGTTCTAGCAGTTAAGAAGACGGAAGGAGAAGGTGATATTAAAATAGGCAAGATTCTTGTTCCGATGGAAATTTCGGATATGGTTAACTCGGCTCTAATCTTTGCAATAGAATTGGCAAGGAAAATCAAAGCAAAAATAACCGTGCTGTATGTGTTTAGGCTTGACGTTTATACCTATGAAGTACCAGCAAGTACATTAGTCCTTGACGATCTGATAAAATTTTCATCGGAAGAGCTTGCGAGAAGGGTTGAAGAAGTAACACAGATGCGAAGTGAGTCAAAAGGTGATACGGGGTTGGAGATTAATACAAGAGTCATTCAAGCAATTAATCCCGCAATAGCAATTTCAGATTATGCGAGTAGTAATGGAATAGACTTAATTGTCATTAACACACATGGAAGGAAGGGGATCAGAAGGTTAATCTTAGGTAGTGTAACAGAGAAGGTTATACAGGAATCTCCATGTGCTGTCCTGGCACTCAAGCCTTGAATAATACTAGTGGGTTAAATCCTTAGTTAAGAATTAATGAAAGAAGGCAGGGTATTACGGAATTTCGTTTTTTGATATCTAAATTTTCTAAAGAGAAAATATCAATTTATCTTAAGAACCTTTGCCCCCCTGATTTTGCCATCTTTTAATTCGGAAAGTGCATCGTTTGCTTCTTCTAAATTGAATTCCTGCACCTCAGGTATCAGAGGAATTTCCGCGGCCAATTCCAAGAATTCACTGACATCCCTTCGCGTAACGTTAGCGACACTCTTTATCTCCTTTTCATTCCAAAGGTGAACTGAGTAGTCTAATTTTAAAAGATAGTCTTTATCAACATCTTCTTTACGGATCGCATTGATTACCAATCTCCCTCCCTTTTCCAGGTTCTTTAGGGCTTCAACAATTGGTTTCCAAACGGGAGTGGTATCAATAATATAATCTAGTCTTTCGGGTGAATTCTCTTCAGTGTCACCGGCCCATACCGCGCCTAGTTCTTTGGCAAATTGCCTTTCTTTTTCATTTCTTGCAAATACAAAGACTTTAGTATTTGGATGCATGTGCCTTGCGACTTTAAGTACGATATGACCTGAAGCTCCAAAGCCTGTAAGTCCGAGGTTTTTTCCATCCTCTATACCGGTTAATCTGAGCGCTCTATACCCGACTGCACCTGCGCACAAAAGTGGAGCGGCTTGTATTTCTGAAAACACATCTGGGATTTTAACGGCGTAATCCTCTGAGACCGTCATATACTCTGCATAGCCACCATTTGCATCCCTGCCGGTTGCCTTAAATTTATCACAAAGGTTTTCGTTTCCCTGTAGGCAAAACTTGCATACTCCGCAAGCCCAGAATATCCATGCGATTCCAACCCTGTCTCCGGGTTTGAGCTTAGTTACATTGCTCCCGGTCTTTTCCACAGTTCCTACGACTTGGTGGCCGAGAACTATAGGAAGTTTGTGTGGAGGTGTCCTTCCCTCTATTTCATCTAATTCTGTATGACAGACCCCGCAGGCTAAGTTTCTAACCAGAATCTCCTTCTCACCAGGGGTAGGTTTGGGGAGATTTATCAGCTTGAGTGGTTTTTTATTATCCTCGAGTCTGTCTATCTTATTTAAAACCATTGCTTTCATCTTGTTAGGGCCAGCCTTTGTTTTTCAAAGTGTGATAATTGTTAATAATACAGGTTATCTATTTCTACCTTCATTAAATACTGAAGGGTTTTACTAGCCTATTCAAATTTTAATTCAAGATATATTCAGTAAAATCTTATTAATTTTGGATAAGTGGAGCTCAGTATCTTTTGAAGGGAATTAGAGGCAAACTGTTACTCTCTGCGATATTAATTATCCTGATCAATGCATTT
It encodes the following:
- a CDS encoding universal stress protein, which produces VKVEENLKSELSSLAKTLEAKGIGFEGMVSKGIPGVEILECARRENANLIVLGKSGLGLLDRLLVGSTTLRVLRESEIPVLAVKKTEGEGDIKIGKILVPMEISDMVNSALIFAIELARKIKAKITVLYVFRLDVYTYEVPASTLVLDDLIKFSSEELARRVEEVTQMRSESKGDTGLEINTRVIQAINPAIAISDYASSNGIDLIVINTHGRKGIRRLILGSVTEKVIQESPCAVLALKP
- a CDS encoding zinc-dependent alcohol dehydrogenase family protein, encoding MKAMVLNKIDRLEDNKKPLKLINLPKPTPGEKEILVRNLACGVCHTELDEIEGRTPPHKLPIVLGHQVVGTVEKTGSNVTKLKPGDRVGIAWIFWACGVCKFCLQGNENLCDKFKATGRDANGGYAEYMTVSEDYAVKIPDVFSEIQAAPLLCAGAVGYRALRLTGIEDGKNLGLTGFGASGHIVLKVARHMHPNTKVFVFARNEKERQFAKELGAVWAGDTEENSPERLDYIIDTTPVWKPIVEALKNLEKGGRLVINAIRKEDVDKDYLLKLDYSVHLWNEKEIKSVANVTRRDVSEFLELAAEIPLIPEVQEFNLEEANDALSELKDGKIRGAKVLKIN